A region of Paractinoplanes abujensis DNA encodes the following proteins:
- a CDS encoding DUF4184 family protein, producing MALTVPTHPLVVGLKLWRPRWFDGVALVVGSIAPDLAYALDGSGLPVWKVSHGLRGFVFWCVPVTLVLSWLIRWAAPVVASHLPRAGPLALRDYGVLGRSRHPWWVACWSAVAGAVSHLLLDFAELQMPVVEPVMHVLGAAGLLALLVHVGRRRLLVRWHGIGAVTPSRPVQFWAVATVVALLLAVPVPFLPGAALLHTTGVRLLLAVGAGLLVAAAWHRHIIAAVPTRRGRLAWRRFRGRRRRVSC from the coding sequence ATGGCGCTCACTGTTCCGACTCATCCGCTGGTCGTAGGGCTCAAACTGTGGCGCCCGCGGTGGTTCGACGGGGTTGCGCTCGTCGTGGGGTCGATAGCACCCGATCTTGCGTACGCCTTGGACGGCTCGGGCTTGCCGGTCTGGAAGGTGTCGCACGGCCTGCGCGGCTTCGTGTTCTGGTGCGTGCCGGTGACGCTGGTCCTGTCCTGGCTGATCCGCTGGGCGGCGCCGGTGGTGGCGAGTCATCTGCCGCGGGCCGGTCCGCTGGCTTTGCGCGACTACGGCGTGCTCGGGCGCAGCCGTCACCCGTGGTGGGTTGCCTGCTGGTCGGCGGTGGCCGGGGCGGTGAGTCATCTGCTGCTGGACTTCGCCGAGTTGCAAATGCCGGTCGTTGAGCCGGTGATGCACGTGCTGGGCGCGGCCGGGTTGCTGGCTCTCCTGGTGCATGTCGGTCGTCGCCGGCTGCTGGTGCGGTGGCACGGCATCGGTGCAGTCACGCCGTCGCGGCCGGTGCAGTTCTGGGCTGTGGCTACGGTTGTCGCGCTGCTGCTGGCAGTTCCGGTGCCGTTTCTTCCGGGCGCGGCGTTGCTGCACACGACCGGCGTACGGCTTCTGCTCGCGGTGGGTGCCGGTCTGCTGGTGGCGGCGGCGTGGCATCGGCACATAATTGCGGCAGTGCCAACTAGGAGAGGACGGCTTGCATGGCGGAGGTTCCGGGGCCGCCGGCGTCGAGTCAGTTGCTGA
- a CDS encoding Fpg/Nei family DNA glycosylase, which produces MPELPEVESARAVIERSGLGREIVDVDDADTWVCRPHRPGQIRDALLGRTLVAAHRRGKSMWCDTGDNGPELGIHLGMSGKIVIADADGGEVDGGDYWEGRRQAGDYRWSRFALSFADGGRLILVDPRRLGRVRLDPPVEALGPDAATITPAQFRAALAFGTAPVKARLLDQEALAGVGNLLADQILWAARLNPGRRVDKLTDDDVQRLLRATRSAVRAAIAGGGVHTLKVIPYRKTGGHCPRDGAPMAMSTVGGRTSWWCSVEQAL; this is translated from the coding sequence ATGCCGGAACTGCCGGAGGTCGAGTCGGCGCGGGCGGTGATCGAGCGGTCCGGGTTGGGGCGCGAGATCGTCGACGTGGACGACGCCGACACATGGGTGTGCCGGCCGCACCGGCCCGGGCAGATCCGGGACGCACTGCTCGGGCGGACGCTCGTGGCGGCGCACCGGCGCGGCAAGAGCATGTGGTGCGACACCGGTGACAACGGGCCCGAACTGGGCATCCACCTCGGCATGTCCGGCAAGATCGTGATCGCCGATGCGGACGGCGGCGAGGTCGACGGCGGCGACTACTGGGAGGGCCGGCGGCAGGCCGGTGACTACCGGTGGTCGCGGTTCGCGCTGAGCTTCGCCGACGGCGGGCGGCTGATCCTGGTCGATCCGCGGCGCCTCGGCCGGGTGCGGCTGGACCCGCCGGTGGAGGCGCTCGGGCCGGACGCGGCCACGATCACCCCGGCCCAGTTCCGGGCGGCGCTGGCCTTCGGCACGGCCCCGGTCAAGGCGCGGCTGCTCGACCAGGAGGCCCTGGCCGGGGTCGGCAACCTGCTGGCCGATCAGATCCTGTGGGCCGCCCGCCTCAACCCGGGCCGCCGCGTCGACAAACTCACCGACGACGACGTGCAGCGGCTGCTGCGGGCCACCCGCTCGGCCGTGCGGGCCGCGATCGCGGGCGGCGGCGTGCACACGCTGAAGGTGATCCCGTACCGCAAGACCGGCGGCCACTGCCCGCGCGACGGCGCGCCGATGGCGATGAGCACTGTCGGCGGGCGGACGAGCTGGTGGTGCAGCGTGGAGCAGGCACTTTAG
- a CDS encoding carboxymuconolactone decarboxylase family protein produces the protein MPRIATVDPAAAEGQARTLLGRVERALGVTPNMMRAMANSPAVLDAYLQFSGALSKGSLPGRVQEQIALVAAVENECGYCLAAHTVLGAKAGLSEDDLVAGRKGQASDPKVEAALTFAKQVIATKGFVSDADLDAVRAAGYGDGEIGEIVAAVALNTFTNYFNSVGETVLDFPAVRV, from the coding sequence ATGCCTCGTATCGCCACCGTCGACCCTGCCGCCGCCGAGGGTCAGGCTCGCACGCTGCTCGGCCGGGTCGAGCGCGCCCTGGGCGTCACCCCGAACATGATGCGGGCGATGGCCAACTCGCCGGCCGTGCTCGATGCCTACCTGCAGTTCTCCGGCGCGCTGAGCAAGGGTTCGCTGCCGGGCCGGGTGCAGGAACAGATCGCCCTGGTCGCGGCGGTCGAGAACGAGTGCGGCTACTGCCTGGCCGCGCACACCGTGCTCGGGGCCAAGGCCGGACTCTCCGAGGACGACCTGGTCGCCGGGCGCAAGGGGCAGGCGTCCGACCCCAAGGTGGAGGCCGCGCTGACCTTCGCCAAGCAGGTGATCGCGACCAAGGGTTTCGTCAGCGACGCCGACCTCGACGCGGTGCGTGCCGCGGGTTACGGCGACGGTGAGATCGGCGAGATCGTGGCCGCCGTCGCGCTCAACACGTTCACCAACTACTTCAACTCGGTCGGCGAGACGGTGCTCGACTTCCCGGCCGTACGGGTCTGA
- a CDS encoding MbtH family protein, translating to MMTNPFEDADGRYLVLVNDEDQHSLWPSFVDVPAGWSVAFGEDTRAACLEYVERTWTDLRPRSLRERMAS from the coding sequence CTGATGACCAACCCCTTCGAGGACGCCGACGGCCGCTACCTGGTGCTCGTCAACGACGAGGACCAGCACTCCCTGTGGCCCTCGTTCGTCGACGTGCCCGCCGGCTGGTCTGTCGCGTTCGGCGAGGACACCCGCGCCGCGTGCCTGGAATACGTGGAACGGACCTGGACCGACCTGCGGCCGCGCTCGCTGCGCGAACGAATGGCCTCCTGA
- a CDS encoding MarR family winged helix-turn-helix transcriptional regulator produces the protein MAEVPGPPASSQLLIGLARLGQAVRMEAWRNAGPHNLSPLQADIVTLLQGKAQPIRQGEIVAALASTPPTVSDAVKVLRKKELLEASRDPGDARALLLGLTEAGRAEAERLRGESEVLSGAVAALSREDFAAMLRGTATLMLQLQDRKAIPISQMCLTCRFFAPRAHPEDPARPHHCNFVDAPFGDAELRVTCPDHEAKDL, from the coding sequence ATGGCGGAGGTTCCGGGGCCGCCGGCGTCGAGTCAGTTGCTGATCGGGCTGGCCCGGCTCGGGCAGGCTGTGCGGATGGAGGCTTGGCGCAACGCCGGCCCGCACAATCTGTCGCCGTTGCAGGCTGACATCGTCACTTTGTTGCAGGGCAAGGCGCAGCCGATCCGGCAGGGGGAGATCGTGGCGGCTTTGGCGTCGACGCCGCCGACTGTGTCCGACGCGGTGAAGGTGTTGCGCAAGAAGGAGTTGCTGGAGGCGAGCCGTGATCCGGGGGACGCGCGGGCGTTGCTGCTGGGCCTGACGGAGGCCGGTCGTGCGGAGGCCGAGCGGTTGCGGGGCGAGTCCGAGGTTCTCAGCGGCGCCGTGGCGGCTTTGTCGCGGGAGGATTTCGCGGCGATGCTGCGGGGCACGGCGACGTTGATGCTGCAACTGCAGGACCGTAAGGCCATCCCGATCTCGCAGATGTGTCTGACGTGCCGGTTCTTCGCTCCGCGGGCGCATCCGGAGGATCCTGCCCGGCCGCATCACTGCAACTTCGTGGACGCGCCGTTCGGTGACGCGGAGCTGCGCGTGACCTGTCCCGATCACGAGGCCAAGGACCTGTAA